aatacataaatttttaaacaagTCGATTCAgacaaataataagtaaataatggCACAGCTCGTAGAGACCGTACGGCAACAACGACGAGGGCGGTAGACAAATCGCTGCATCTGGCAACTGCTAACGACAGCACAGGGCTCCCCACCGGTGTCAtcagagccccccacccccagaacaaATCCATAGGCAACTCTGTCGGGGTCGATATCAAGAGGGTGAGGTTCAGACAGTTTATACCACAGCAGCCAGACGGATGCCTCGCCCTCCTGCCTGACAAAGGTCTCCAACCTCCTAAGCTCGGTGGGATCCTGAGGATTTCATGCTGAGAAAAAGTGGGGGCAGTGCGCtccctcacccaccagaacagcAAGTAGAGGCTGGGGGATCCCCCAGGCCCTCCAGGGACCCTTATTCGGTCAGAAGCGCTACTcactggcacagagcaggtgtggACCCAGAGCCTATGGGCCAGTGTTATGCCGGTGCCTTGTGGTTGTGGGAGAACATCTCACTGGTAGCTGTCACTGGGAGCCTGGccggaagcttttttttttttaatatttatttatttagttagttagttgcacctggtcttagttgtggctcgccagctccttagttgtggcatgtgaactcttagttgcggcatgcatgtgggatctagttccctgaccagggctcgaacccaggccccctgcaatgggagcgCGGAGTTTTatccactgcgccaacagggaagtcctggcCAGAAGCTTTAGGTCAGCGTTTCTAAAAGTTTAGTCTTTGGACCTCTAACATCAGAatcacatattaaaaatatagatttcccTGGAGACTCAGGAGCTCTCAAATGGGGCCAAAGCGTCTGAACTTTTTAATCAGATGATATTTACTGTCaggaaaatttgagaaacactgtaatGGGGAAAAGACCATGGATAAAGATTcattccctctctccctgtccctctcccctATTTCTCTCTGTACACAAGTCTCCCTCCACAGTGCCTGGAGGACATAGCTACTCAGTGAGGTTTACACCTCCCCCACCTTTACTTGGAGCCGAAAACTAAACAAACATCTCTCAATCAAAAAGTCTCTGCTCATGTAAAAATGCTGACAAAAACTCAACATTTCATAAGCAATCCAATATCCTCCttgcccccctcccctcagctGCGAGCCTCACCTGTCAGAATCATACGATCAAAATGCAAAAGTCGAAGCGGGGCTGATGTGCCACCCCAGACAACTTCATGTTCCTAGAGCCCCAAAGGTGCACAGTCTTTACATGGCCTCAAACTCCCTGGACTTGGAAAACACCAGGAGCTGTACAGTCACCTAACACGGTGCTCCCTCTGAGTGTCCCACTCAGACAGTTTATACCACAAGTTTATACCACTCAGACAGTTTATACCTCTGCAACCACAGAGGACTGTGAGCTTGTGTTCTGGAAGGTCTAGCACGTCTCAGGTTGAGTTTCTCCAGAGCGTCCTGAGACAACGCTTTGACAGCTAGCTGTTTATATGTGAGGTGATGCAGGAAGCACTGACGGGGAAAAGGGAGACAGGATAGAAGGAGCCAAACAGGGCACCATACCAAGCAGGTTAATACCGTAGGCAGCTGGGGCTCAGACCTGCTGGAGATTTCTGAGAATGAAGAGAACTTGCCCCTGTTGTCCCACCTGAGGGGTGAGGAAGCGAGTATTTATCCTCCAGTTTCCATCTGTCATTGGTTGAGAGCTGCTTCCACAGACATTGGCTCCCTGGCACTTCCACCTGCCCCTCACAAAGGCTGAGCACATGCCTACGGCAGGCAAAGCCCTTGGGCAGTGTCACCCATGCTTGCAGGAAGAAGCCGTCGaggttgctcaaaaaattaaaaatagaactaccgtatgatccagcagtcccacttctgggtgcatgtccaaaggaaatgaaatcactatcttgacgagatatctgcactcccatgttctttgcagccttattcacaataatcaacccaaacgtccatcaacagatgagtagataaagaaagtgtggtatacgcataaatggaatattattcagtctttaaaaagaaggaaatcctaccctttgtgacaacatggatggacctgggagACATTATGCTGCATGAAAttagtcacagaaagacaagtgcTGCATGATTCCTCTTCTATGAGGCATCTAAAATAGTCAAGTGTGCAGAAGTAGTCAACGGAATGGTGATTCccaggggatggggggaaggggataTGAGAACCTGTTGTTCAATGGGTAAAAGTTACAGTTATACAAGATGAGTAAGTTCCAGAGATCTGCCATACGACAGAGTGCCTAGTCAACAGTAATACTGTGTACTTAAACATACGTTAAGCATGTTAGGTCTCATGTTACATGGTCCTACTACACATGTTAAAATAAACCTAGAAAACAAAGGGACACAGGAAAGTTTTGGagatgatggatatgtttattaccttAATCATGGTAATGGTAATACAAGTGTATACACATGTCTGAACTCACCAAATTGGATACATTAATTATGTGCAGTTTTTTGTataccaattatatctcaataaagctgggggaaaagtcATTGACATATACAGTAATGGTGAATGCCGAGCAGCTGAtgtgctgataaatgtttaaaaacaggCTCTCCTAAGCAGAAAAGTGCTGGACTATTGCCTGCCAATGTctatggtgtaaatattcccaccgcagcaatttcaagctaccaaggcTGACATCACTGAAAGCAGACTTAGGAAGATAGAAGCACAATTGGCTCCCGATGTGTCTTGTATCAATGTGTTGATACAAGACAACTCCAGCACAGGCCTCGGAAGGGATATGAGCAGGGTACCGACAGCATCTCCTTTACGTATAGCCAGAGTGCTTTGCTACAGACATAGAATCTCATGATGTTATGTGACTTTTACACTCTCTTCTGTGATATGCCAATGCTTGAACATCTTACcgtgaaacaaaatgaaagtacTCTCCAAaccttttaattatttcataCTCTAGGAAGGTAtgtcttctttattatttttacatcacCTCTTCCCCCACTACCCACCTTCATCAGTGAAAACCCACTTAAGAAGCCAGACTTCAAGGATCCCTCCATTTGGTCAACCTAACACTAATGGATATTTTGTTTTGCCTGACCAGCATCATTTCCCCTTCTGATAATAGCCCTGCATTTTCCTTTAAGCAACCATCCCTTACCCCATCTTGAGTCCTCCTCAGGCCTTACTTCCTGGCTCTAGCATTTAGCACATGACACAGTCCTGGCCAAACAGAAAGTTCCATTCCCCTGGAGAAAGGACAAGGTTCCGGGGGGGCTAATGAGACTCTTTGCTTGGAATTATTGAACAAGAAAATCTCTTCCCTCTGCATTACTAGGCTAGTAGGACGGAAGCCTGGAACTGCTGGTGGCCATCCTCCACTACAAGGAAAGAGCCCACCTGAGAACGAATACAACACAAAAGAAAGCTGAGATGAGAGACAGAGAATAACTGAGTCCTGATAGCATCATCTTGGTCCTTGGATTCAGCTGTGCCTGAGACACTTCCAGACCTTCCCAGTTTTCTGGATACTTCCACACTTTTTCAATACATGAGcccataaaattcttttttaactgAAATCCCTTTGATTTGGGTTTTCagtcacttgcaaccaaaaatTTTCTGGCTGATTCACAGATCTGAGATCAAATGAGTTGGTAAACACCCCTCCAAGCTTTTCTCCTTGGTCCTAGTTAGAGCTCAGTGTTCAAGTAAGAATACAGTTCACTGGGGCTGGGCCTCCATGAGGAGGAGTTCCAGGCAGAACTGGTCCATGTAAGCTACCCATGGCACAAAGGGCGTCACTTCAGGATCCGGATGCTCATTTTCTGCTCGATGTTCATCTTCTCTAAGGACTGCGGGGAGACGGGTGGTAGTCAAGAGGCTTGAATTCCAAACCTCTATGcttccagcctcctctcccatcccccaggCCCCATGATTCCCTGGGGGACCCCCTCTCTTTCTGCCATCCTCCTTCCAACTTCATTTCCCATGTCCACCTGTCCTAGGGACTCCTGGTCTCAACTTCCCAGGCCTGAGGGCATCCTGACCTTGGCGAACTCCAGGAAGGACACAGCGCCATCCCCATCTTCGTCGGCTTCCTGCACTGTGCGGTCGGCAATGCTCTCCAGCTGCTCTTCTGTCACCTGTACCCCAACCATCAGCCGGAGTACCTGGGTGgtggaggaagagacagagacagccaTAAGGAGGAGGCGCAGAGACTACTGACACCATCCCCCAAACCTTGTCCGCATCACCCCAAATGTTAGTGCCAATTTTGTAATCCATCCCTCATTCATTTTCCCCCGATTCCAGTCACTTCCCACCACAGCCCCCAATAATTCCCCCATTGCTTCTCCATCCAACCCCCCCATCTGTCATTCACTATCCCACTCTCATCTCAATAATGTGCCCAAGTTCATTACTCAAGCCCAACCTTAGAACCCAATCTCTGCCTAtcctccaccccatcccccatctcATCCTCCAACTAGTCCCAAATCCATCCCCCACCTCATCACATCTATCCCAGAGTTTCTCagtctcagcactattgacatttggggccagataactCCTTtcggtggggggaggggtattGTACCCCTGGTACCCAGGGTACCACCCTGGGtattgtaaaatgtttagcagtgttcctgacctctacccactaggtCCCAGGAGCACCACCCCGTCAAACAAAAAGGTCTCTACATATTGCCAGTGTCATTcagggggcaaaatcacccccagttgagaGCTACTGATCTATTTCCAACCTCATACCCAAATGTTCCCCATCCCATCTCCCAACGAACCCACACTCCAACCCCACCCACTCCTATTCCCCGCCCAACACCCCAGTCATCTGCATCTCCCACCCACCAATCATCCCTCCATCGCCCACAGCCGTTCCGTTCTACCACACCCCCCTTCCCTTGGGTTCTTCCAACCTGGAGCATTTCATGCCTGGAGATCTTTCCATCTCGATCCAGGTCATAGAGCTGGAATGCAACTGGGAAGAGAGTGGAGGGGGAAAAGGAAGGTGGGTTTTCcctgcttctcttccctcccaAGTTCACCTTGGAGGAgtggggggtgcggggggcaCCAATGGGCCCACACAGGGAGTGGAAGGTGCCTGGGCCCTCTCAACGGGTATGGTCAATCTGGGGTCTCACTCGGGTAGGGGGCACAGACTCACAGCGAAGTTTGTTCATTCTGCTGTTGAGGGGCTCGGGTTCCTGGGGGTCCCTGTTTCTGAGGTCCTCAACATCTACAGGTCGAAAGTGAGCCAGGACTCTGACAAAGCCTGGGAAGTCCAGTTGCAGactcctggggggtggggggaggcaggcaATGGTGCAGGCGCGGTGGTCGCcgtggccctgcctctgcctcagtTGCTAACCTCCCCCGACAAGctctcacccccacctccccacccgcGGCGAGGCTCACCCGTCAGGGAAGAAGCTGTCTATAATGCGGTCTCCCAGAGGGTTCACGGCCAGTGCCCCGATCTCCTGCAGATCTACGCGGCTGGAAAGTCAAAGTTTAAGGGGGGGGGGTGAGGCAAAGACGGAACATGGTCAAGGAGGGGACGGGGTCTGAGAGGCAGAGGTGAGAGGTCAGAAGGCCAGCTCCGGCTCACCTGAGGTAGCCCTTCTCATTCTTGTCAAGCGCTCGGAACCGGTGGTAGAGGCGGAGCAGACTGGCCTGCGAGACTGCGGGGACGGAGGCGGACGGTGACTCCCCGAGGACTCTGGGGACGCGGCCGAACCCCGGGGCGCGCTCCATGCCCAAGGCGGCCGCGGGGGttgagcggggggcggggggctggctGGAGGGAGGCTCCACTCGGGCCCCGGGGCCGAGCGGGCGGGGTGCGACCCGGGAGGTCCGGGAGACCCAAAGAGACCAAAGCCACCCCTCCATCCGCCTCCGGTCCTGCAGGCTGCCTCGACCCCGGCTGGAGGCTACCTGGGTGCCCGCAAGCCCGGAGCCGGGACCCCTGAGTGAACGCGCCCCACGCCCGCGAACCAGGCCGCTAGGGTCTTCTAGGTTCGCCCGGCCCCGGGACCTTCCGCCGGAGCCCCCCGGAACCCTACCGGGTCCCCGGGCGCTATGCGCCGCCACTCACAGCCGGTCTCCCGCTGGATGCTGTCCACGTCGGGGATCCTGGCGGCGCGGGAGCTGCGGGAGCCCATGGCCGAGCTGCGCCGGGGCCGGCGTCCTCCCCTCCCGCCTCGCAGGCGCGGCCGCCTGGTGGCCCCTGGGCCGAAGGCCACAGCCCTGGCGGGGAGCCAGGCTCCTGAACCCCGCCGTTCCTCGCCTCCCACCCGCGACCCGGGCGAATAGAAAACCGTGCCAGTGTGGCGGGGTCAGCGGGGCGGGAGCGAAGAACGCGCAGTTGCATCCCGAGACTCCGAGGtcgggcggggaggggaggggaggggctgggctgggccgggTCCGCCGGCCGCGAGTCCCCGTTCCCACTCTGGCCCCGGCACCGACCCGCCTCCTCCCGCCcggcccagccctccctcccggCCCTGGGCCTCCCAGGTGCCGCCGAGCAAGGCTCGAGCGAGGTCCGCCCTTCTTCATTTGGAGACAGAATCCAAGCCCTTCTGGGAAGTGAGTGACGGGTGGGCAGGGGAGCTAGACGCATTCGTCCCAATCCGGGATGGCCCCAGCCTGGGGCCCCCTCGGGCCTGGAGGCAGAGGCCTTGAAAGAGTCCCAAACGGGGCTGAAGCGAGGAGGGTTGGGAGGCAGAGAGCAAGGGCTGGTTTAAGTGGAAGGAGCGCCGGGTTTGAAAGACTTGGATTGGAATCCCAGCTATGCTTCTCTCTCTGGACAAGTCAGCGTATCTTGGTTTCATCTCTTTCGTTTGGTCCACACAGCCTTGTTGTTTAATTGAGTCAATGCTTAAAAATCTGGATGTTGAACCCCAAATCCCAAATTCCTGGCTTCTGAAAAATCAGATCTGACACCACTAGGCCCGCAGTCCTGCCTGGCGCCGCTTGGGGGCAGCTGGGAACAGCTGCCATGTGTAGAGGGGGCATCCTGAGGGGTCCTCTTGCTATAGTCCCCAGCCAGCCCGGCTGCTCCCTTATGAGCCCTATTGGGCTCTGGTAGAAGCTCCAGCTAAGGGACTGACAGCCCTCCGACCAGCCCTCAAGCACCAGGGGAATCCACATACAGCCTGAGGGAGCGTTACAAACCTCACTGTCACCAACCTTTACATAATAATGACAATGACAGCAAGGGCTCTCATTTTTCTGAGCACTCACCATGGGCCCTGCACTTTGCTATCCCTTTTAAGTGCATTAACTCACATGCTTGCTACACGGCCATCTTCCCACTTTTCTGTGGTGGAGGCTTGCCATCGCTTGAAATAGCTGTGGACTGTCATAAAGCATGTATCCTCCATGGGGGTCACATGACCCCCAAGGGGCAAAAATCTTCTTTTTATGTatgaaacacagacacacatataacacataaatagatatatatatctgtagtatta
This genomic stretch from Globicephala melas chromosome 15, mGloMel1.2, whole genome shotgun sequence harbors:
- the CHP2 gene encoding calcineurin B homologous protein 2, which codes for MGSRSSRAARIPDVDSIQRETGFSQASLLRLYHRFRALDKNEKGYLSRVDLQEIGALAVNPLGDRIIDSFFPDGSLQLDFPGFVRVLAHFRPVDVEDLRNRDPQEPEPLNSRMNKLRFAFQLYDLDRDGKISRHEMLQVLRLMVGVQVTEEQLESIADRTVQEADEDGDGAVSFLEFAKSLEKMNIEQKMSIRILK